The DNA window CCTGGCGGGTTTACTCTCTTACCTCCTTTTAATCTCCCTCTCCCGTGCTTCCTACCTCGCCACTACGGTAGGTAGCCTTAGCCTCCTCTGGCTGATAAGGAGAAGGAACCTCCTCTTCTACTCCACGCTCGTTTTGGTGGTATTTCTCTCTTCATACTTCATTATCAGTGGAAATCTCCCCCCCCTCAATCTCGATTATTATCTTCGTCTTTCCCGAACCGATCTCACCACTGGTAGGATAGCTATCTGGGCACACATAATACAGGCGTGGAAGGAGCGTCCCTGGTTCGGAGTAGGCTTAGGCGGCAGCGCTCCTGATGAGGTGCTCACCGGCGGAAGGAGGCTCGGGGGGCTCTCCGCCTACTTCGCCCTCCTTGGGGAAACGGGGATCATCGGGCTCTCTCTCTTTCTCTTCTTCCTCGCGGTTTCCCTCTATCTCCTTTACCTCCTTCGTCTACGGGCGATAGCCCTCTCCGACAGTCAACTCGCGGGATACAGCTCGGTGAGCATCGCCCTCATCCTCGCTTACTCCGCAAACAGCCTCTTCGAAGGTTACTTCGCCTCCGTGGGAACGCCGATCACCCTACTCTTCTTTATATTAGCAGGAGCTGGAGGAAGAGCATTCTACGAACTGAAAGGAGGAAGGGAAGGGGGAATCTATCTTAAAGAAGGGGAGAAAGGATGAGGATATTGGTCCATGCGGTCGCTGCCAAAATGGGAGGAGCTCTTCGCCAACTCAGGGGGCTACTCAAAGCTCTCTCAAAGATGGACAAACAAAGGGAATACTTCTTCCTGGTGAATCCAAAGGTCTCCTTGCCTCAAGTCTCGGAAAACATTCATCTGATAGAAACCATCTCCTTCGGGAATTCCCCCATCAGCCGTTTCCTCTTCGACCAGCTGGAGGTGCCCAAAATAGCCCGGAGATATAAAGTGGATCTCATAATTTCCCTTTTAAACTTCGGACCTCTTAGACCAGGAGTAAAACAGATAGTATTCGAAAGAAACCCAGTATATTTCTGCCCCCTTTACCTCGAAGAGGCGGGGATAAAGAAGAGAATAAACGCCTTCCTTCGTCGCCTCTTGATAAAGAAGACCATCGACGCCTCGGAGGTGGTAGTAGTTC is part of the Acidobacteriota bacterium genome and encodes:
- a CDS encoding O-antigen ligase family protein; amino-acid sequence: MTIDSFITLIALVLAIDVIILLFWWRKEKGGRISQGKKLELLLIILFFAFFFSLFTFSFSFPQRTLVRWVFLIGISGFLLLIRLKKPIHLTLTLSSASVWLFVLWCYLSGTLGVTPKESLARATSFAILTLLSFHLLPTLFSGRRVLFAAVRSYFALGIIILLVSGVFFILSPGSVFIGKRFSGILLNPNTFGSLAAGLIIISLFRLFYGGKGRYYYLPLAGLLSYLLLISLSRASYLATTVGSLSLLWLIRRRNLLFYSTLVLVVFLSSYFIISGNLPPLNLDYYLRLSRTDLTTGRIAIWAHIIQAWKERPWFGVGLGGSAPDEVLTGGRRLGGLSAYFALLGETGIIGLSLFLFFLAVSLYLLYLLRLRAIALSDSQLAGYSSVSIALILAYSANSLFEGYFASVGTPITLLFFILAGAGGRAFYELKGGREGGIYLKEGEKG